In Anaerostipes hadrus ATCC 29173 = JCM 17467, a single genomic region encodes these proteins:
- the spoVAC gene encoding stage V sporulation protein AC → MIQVKKEPSKEEYQQIVKNLTPKHNSLLNCTKAFVTGGTFCVLGEVMKQLMMKYLNLSKKDSLLYVTIELILLSVLLTGFNFYGKITKFGGAGGLVPITGFANSVASAAIEYQKEGQVFGIGVKIFTIAGPVILYGIFSSFVTGLIYLFTKQWGWFL, encoded by the coding sequence GTGATACAAGTGAAAAAAGAACCAAGCAAAGAAGAATATCAACAGATCGTGAAAAATCTTACACCAAAACATAATAGTTTGTTAAATTGCACAAAAGCGTTTGTAACGGGTGGGACATTTTGTGTTCTTGGTGAAGTTATGAAGCAGTTAATGATGAAATATTTGAATCTCTCCAAGAAAGATTCATTATTATATGTGACAATTGAATTGATCTTACTAAGTGTCTTATTAACAGGATTTAATTTCTATGGAAAAATTACAAAATTTGGCGGTGCAGGTGGGCTTGTGCCGATTACGGGATTCGCAAATTCAGTGGCTTCAGCTGCAATCGAATATCAGAAAGAAGGACAGGTTTTTGGTATTGGCGTTAAGATTTTTACGATTGCAGGACCAGTGATCTTATATGGAATCTTCTCATCATTTGTTACTGGATTGATTTATTTATTCACAAAGCAATGGGGGTGGTTTCTATGA
- a CDS encoding Vitamin B12 dependent methionine synthase activation domain protein, translating into MNFQVVRENALKYLGYQAPMFEGLTPGISSLLGECIEEIKQIAQPKVIVKRFKLAKDPLRLEESGDEILGQQMEDMLEDCEECILIGCTLGIVMERKIKFYAKVNMTKSTVMDAAASAYLEEYCDRYEETLGFDNRTYRACPGYGDFPLEFNKRIAILLDIPRKIGVTITPNNLLIPQKSMLGLIGIGSDKRKKSCGNCVMKEDCPFRKRGQRCYRTD; encoded by the coding sequence ATGAATTTTCAGGTTGTAAGAGAAAATGCCTTGAAATATCTTGGATATCAGGCACCAATGTTTGAAGGTTTGACTCCAGGAATTTCAAGTCTTTTGGGTGAATGTATAGAAGAGATCAAACAGATAGCACAGCCCAAAGTGATAGTGAAGAGATTTAAACTGGCGAAAGATCCATTGAGATTAGAGGAATCGGGGGATGAGATTTTAGGGCAGCAGATGGAAGATATGCTGGAAGATTGTGAAGAATGTATATTGATCGGATGTACTCTTGGGATTGTTATGGAGCGTAAAATCAAGTTTTATGCAAAGGTTAACATGACAAAATCTACGGTTATGGATGCTGCGGCAAGTGCTTATCTGGAAGAATATTGTGACAGATATGAAGAAACACTTGGGTTTGATAACCGAACATATCGTGCATGTCCCGGATATGGAGATTTTCCACTTGAATTCAACAAAAGAATTGCTATATTACTAGATATACCAAGGAAGATCGGAGTCACGATCACGCCAAATAATCTTTTGATCCCACAGAAGTCTATGTTAGGATTGATTGGGATCGGAAGTGATAAACGAAAGAAATCATGTGGAAATTGTGTGATGAAAGAAGATTGCCCGTTTAGAAAGAGAGGACAAAGATGTTACAGAACCGATTAG
- a CDS encoding homocysteine S-methyltransferase family protein: MLQNRLGKELLIFDGAMGTQLQNAGLSAGDIPEELNIDRPDLLRSIHKNYLKAGADFITTNTFGCNRLKMEEAKYEAKDMLLAAVENARAARTEAGREDDSYIVLDIGPIGQLLEPMGTLTFDEAYDIILEQVETVKDQVDLVLFETMSDLYEVKAGVLAVKEHTDLPVFVTMTFEQNGRTLSGNDPETFINVAEGLGVDALGVNCSLGPDELKPIIDEILEKASIPVMLQPNAGLPCLEHGETHYHVTPEEYVESMKDYMARGAAIVGGCCGTTPEFIGKLAEAAPKAVAERTVEKKTRVSSQTQTVTFGDHVIVCGERLNPTGKKKMKKALLEERYDELVVEAVKQVEAGAEVLDVNVGLPGIDEPETMKRVVRLLQEVVTLPLQIDSSEADAIENACRYYNGKPLINSVNGKDEVMEKIFPIAKKYGGVVIGLTLEDGIPLKAEERFEIAKKIVNKAAEYGIGKENIIIDCLTLTASAQQKEVKETLRAIKMVKKELGVHTVLGVSNVSFGLPNRPLLNRTFLALAMEAGLDLPIINPLDAELMGTIDAFHVLFYKDVDSQTYIKNQSKDKETKPATAAATTNFTLKDVIIHGLKDEVEKVTKEELKDKEALTVINEVIIPALNIVGKDYETGKIFLPQLIQSAETTKKAFEVVKETFSANDGEEKGPIIIATVEGDIHDIGKNIVKVVLESYGYKIIDLGKDVKVEKVVEAYKKYKPKAIGLSALMTTTVASMERTIKALHEAGCSEPIWVGGAVVTEDIAHNIGADYYTEDAMAAVNLLENEILDL; the protein is encoded by the coding sequence ATGTTACAGAACCGATTAGGAAAAGAACTTTTAATATTTGATGGAGCGATGGGAACACAGCTCCAGAACGCAGGATTAAGTGCAGGGGATATCCCAGAAGAATTAAATATTGACCGCCCGGATTTATTAAGATCGATTCATAAAAACTATCTGAAAGCGGGAGCAGACTTTATTACAACAAATACATTTGGGTGTAACCGATTAAAGATGGAAGAAGCAAAATACGAGGCGAAAGATATGCTGTTAGCAGCAGTAGAGAATGCAAGAGCTGCAAGAACAGAAGCTGGAAGAGAAGATGACTCTTATATTGTTCTTGATATTGGACCGATCGGTCAGCTGTTAGAGCCAATGGGAACATTGACATTCGATGAAGCATATGACATCATCCTCGAGCAGGTAGAAACAGTAAAAGATCAAGTAGATCTTGTACTGTTTGAGACAATGAGTGATCTATATGAGGTGAAAGCTGGAGTTCTGGCGGTCAAAGAACACACAGACCTTCCAGTGTTTGTTACAATGACCTTCGAGCAAAATGGAAGAACGTTATCTGGAAATGATCCGGAAACATTTATTAATGTTGCAGAGGGCTTAGGAGTTGATGCATTGGGAGTTAATTGTTCTTTAGGACCCGATGAATTAAAACCGATTATTGACGAAATCTTAGAAAAAGCAAGTATTCCAGTGATGTTACAGCCCAATGCCGGACTTCCATGTTTAGAACATGGAGAAACACACTATCATGTGACACCAGAAGAATATGTGGAATCTATGAAAGATTATATGGCAAGAGGTGCAGCAATCGTTGGTGGATGCTGTGGAACAACACCAGAATTTATAGGAAAACTTGCAGAAGCTGCGCCTAAAGCAGTGGCAGAGAGAACAGTTGAGAAGAAAACAAGAGTATCCAGTCAGACACAGACAGTTACGTTTGGAGATCATGTGATCGTCTGCGGAGAACGTCTAAACCCAACGGGTAAGAAAAAGATGAAAAAAGCGTTGTTAGAAGAGCGCTATGATGAACTTGTGGTGGAAGCAGTTAAACAGGTAGAAGCTGGAGCGGAAGTACTAGATGTTAATGTTGGACTTCCTGGAATTGACGAGCCAGAGACAATGAAACGGGTTGTACGTCTGTTGCAGGAAGTTGTCACACTTCCATTACAGATTGACAGTTCCGAAGCAGATGCGATTGAGAATGCCTGTCGTTATTATAATGGAAAACCATTGATCAACTCTGTAAATGGTAAAGACGAAGTCATGGAAAAAATCTTCCCGATTGCTAAGAAATATGGAGGAGTTGTGATCGGACTGACTCTGGAAGACGGAATTCCGCTGAAAGCAGAAGAACGATTTGAAATCGCCAAGAAGATTGTCAATAAAGCAGCTGAATACGGAATCGGTAAAGAGAATATCATCATCGACTGTCTGACATTAACAGCATCTGCACAGCAAAAAGAAGTAAAAGAAACACTCCGAGCGATCAAGATGGTAAAAAAAGAATTAGGTGTCCATACCGTATTAGGGGTATCGAATGTATCCTTTGGATTGCCAAACCGTCCGTTATTAAATAGAACATTTTTAGCATTAGCAATGGAAGCAGGATTGGATTTACCGATCATCAATCCGTTAGATGCAGAATTGATGGGAACCATAGATGCATTTCATGTGCTGTTCTACAAAGACGTGGATAGTCAGACTTATATTAAAAACCAGTCCAAAGATAAAGAAACAAAACCAGCCACAGCGGCGGCAACAACAAACTTCACATTAAAAGATGTGATCATTCACGGATTAAAAGATGAAGTAGAGAAAGTCACAAAAGAAGAACTGAAAGATAAAGAAGCACTGACAGTAATTAATGAAGTGATCATACCAGCGTTAAATATCGTAGGAAAAGATTATGAGACAGGAAAGATCTTCCTGCCACAGTTAATTCAGTCAGCAGAGACAACGAAGAAAGCATTTGAAGTTGTTAAAGAAACATTTTCAGCAAATGACGGAGAAGAAAAAGGACCGATCATCATAGCAACCGTAGAAGGTGATATTCATGATATTGGAAAGAACATCGTGAAAGTTGTACTGGAAAGTTATGGATATAAGATCATCGACCTTGGAAAAGACGTTAAAGTTGAAAAGGTAGTAGAAGCTTATAAGAAATACAAGCCAAAAGCGATTGGGCTAAGTGCATTAATGACAACAACCGTTGCATCAATGGAAAGAACGATCAAAGCACTTCACGAAGCAGGATGCAGTGAACCAATCTGGGTTGGGGGAGCTGTTGTGACGGAAGATATCGCACACAATATCGGAGCAGATTATTATACAGAAGATGCGATGGCAGCGGTGAATCTGCTGGAAAATGAAATTTTAGATTTGTAG
- a CDS encoding DUF6514 family protein, whose protein sequence is MKKQLKGKQSFYDDKQRENVVSYYLMEDQEHTMYGVELEKYQEETNVIEWDAVPSISESMELVDRVIHNLIKYKVTPISLAESLDEIMTREEEDGRSKI, encoded by the coding sequence ATGAAAAAACAATTAAAGGGGAAGCAGTCATTTTATGATGACAAACAAAGGGAAAATGTAGTATCCTACTATTTGATGGAAGATCAGGAACACACGATGTATGGAGTCGAACTGGAAAAATATCAGGAAGAAACGAATGTGATCGAGTGGGATGCAGTTCCAAGTATATCAGAATCTATGGAATTAGTAGATCGTGTGATCCATAACCTGATAAAATATAAAGTAACACCGATCTCACTGGCAGAGTCCTTAGATGAGATCATGACCAGGGAGGAAGAAGATGGACGTTCAAAAATATAA
- the metF gene encoding methylenetetrahydrofolate reductase [NAD(P)H] codes for MKISEILKNKSTISFEVFPPKNKEGDISSIYSTIEGLAKLSPDFISVTYGAGGSTKGKTVEIASVIKHEYGIESVAHLSCISSTKEDIKYECERLKEAGIDNILALRGDYPADATNFDPENLEFHYASELNEFIGEHFKGQFCLSGACYPETHQEADGFKKDLEALKKKVDAGAEYLVTQIFFDNDYYYRLVREARKIGITVPILAGIMPITNAKSLIRTTKMCGCTIPYQLSTMIEAHYDNPEAMKEIGINYAAQQIIDLITNGVDGIHIYTMNRAETAQRVFDSIPAVLKELN; via the coding sequence ATGAAAATATCAGAAATTTTAAAAAATAAGTCAACAATTTCGTTTGAGGTATTTCCTCCAAAGAATAAAGAAGGAGATATTTCTTCCATTTATAGTACGATTGAGGGATTAGCAAAATTATCCCCGGATTTTATTAGTGTTACATATGGTGCAGGTGGATCTACAAAAGGTAAGACAGTAGAAATCGCATCAGTCATTAAGCATGAATATGGAATTGAATCTGTAGCACATTTAAGCTGTATTTCATCTACAAAAGAGGATATCAAATACGAATGTGAACGTCTGAAAGAAGCAGGAATCGATAATATCTTAGCATTAAGGGGAGATTATCCTGCAGATGCAACAAACTTTGATCCTGAGAATCTGGAATTTCACTATGCAAGTGAATTAAATGAATTTATCGGAGAACATTTTAAAGGACAATTTTGCTTATCAGGAGCATGTTATCCAGAGACACATCAGGAAGCTGATGGGTTTAAGAAAGATTTAGAAGCATTAAAGAAGAAAGTAGATGCAGGAGCAGAATATTTAGTAACACAGATTTTCTTTGACAATGATTATTATTACAGATTAGTCAGAGAAGCAAGGAAGATCGGTATCACAGTACCAATTCTTGCAGGGATCATGCCAATTACGAATGCGAAATCTCTGATCCGGACAACAAAGATGTGTGGATGTACGATCCCATATCAGTTATCTACAATGATCGAGGCACATTATGATAATCCAGAAGCTATGAAAGAAATCGGAATCAACTACGCAGCACAACAGATCATTGATCTGATCACAAATGGAGTTGATGGGATTCATATTTACACAATGAATCGTGCAGAAACAGCGCAGCGTGTATTTGACAGTATTCCAGCTGTATTGAAAGAATTAAACTAA
- a CDS encoding stage V sporulation protein AD, which yields MTSICGMQSLKFENAPYLKGWASVAGKKEGEGPLGNLIDQIIEDPYFGQESWELAEGRFMRQAAMLAISKADLHKKDIRYAFAGDLLEQNTATFSGMKELGIPLFGLFGACSTVGEAMSLAAMSVAGGFAKHSLAIASSHIGSAEKQFRFPLEYGNQRPLSATWTVTGSGGFIVSKEIGPVKIQGITTGKIVDYGMEDPMNMGACMAPAAAEVIYQHFVDFGSKPEDYDAVYTGDLGEVGKKILLHLLRENGYDLSKVHGDCGIEIYENETQDTHSGGSGCACSAVVLASMIIPKLIDGTWKKVLFVPTGALMSKTSFNEGENVAGIAHAIFLEGVR from the coding sequence ATGACATCGATTTGTGGTATGCAGAGTCTAAAGTTTGAGAATGCGCCGTACTTAAAAGGCTGGGCATCAGTTGCAGGGAAGAAAGAAGGGGAAGGTCCTCTGGGAAATCTGATCGATCAGATCATTGAAGATCCATACTTTGGACAAGAAAGCTGGGAATTGGCAGAAGGCCGTTTTATGAGACAGGCAGCAATGCTTGCGATCAGTAAAGCTGATCTTCATAAGAAGGATATCCGTTACGCGTTTGCGGGTGATCTTTTGGAACAGAATACAGCAACGTTTTCTGGAATGAAAGAACTAGGGATACCGTTGTTTGGACTTTTTGGAGCATGTTCAACGGTAGGAGAAGCGATGTCTCTGGCAGCGATGAGCGTTGCAGGAGGGTTTGCAAAGCATTCACTTGCAATTGCTTCCAGTCATATCGGAAGTGCTGAAAAACAGTTCCGTTTTCCGTTAGAATATGGAAATCAGAGACCATTATCTGCGACATGGACTGTGACAGGATCTGGAGGTTTTATTGTGTCAAAAGAAATTGGTCCTGTAAAGATTCAAGGGATCACAACAGGAAAGATCGTTGATTATGGGATGGAAGATCCGATGAATATGGGGGCTTGCATGGCGCCAGCAGCGGCAGAAGTAATCTATCAGCATTTTGTGGATTTTGGGTCGAAGCCTGAAGATTATGATGCAGTATATACAGGAGATCTTGGAGAAGTTGGCAAGAAGATTTTGTTGCATTTGCTTCGTGAAAATGGATATGATCTTTCGAAAGTTCATGGGGATTGTGGAATTGAAATCTATGAGAATGAGACACAGGATACTCATTCTGGGGGCTCTGGCTGTGCCTGTAGTGCAGTGGTTCTTGCATCGATGATCATACCGAAGCTCATTGATGGAACGTGGAAGAAAGTATTGTTTGTGCCAACAGGAGCATTAATGTCAAAGACAAGTTTTAATGAAGGTGAAAATGTTGCAGGGATCGCACATGCGATCTTTCTGGAAGGAGTAAGATAA
- a CDS encoding stage V sporulation protein AB translates to MIPRLAGLTKSMKNARMYESFVALGGILGTLVFLYRWQIKAGYPLLVLYGLFGGIFVGCMIGALAETIKSLPIFSRRLNLRSGIPYVIYGIAFGKMLGCWLYFYIFS, encoded by the coding sequence GTGATCCCGAGATTAGCAGGATTGACGAAGAGTATGAAAAACGCCAGAATGTATGAAAGTTTTGTGGCACTTGGAGGGATTCTTGGGACATTGGTCTTTCTTTATCGATGGCAGATCAAAGCTGGATACCCGCTTCTTGTACTGTATGGATTGTTTGGAGGAATCTTTGTGGGATGTATGATCGGAGCTTTGGCAGAAACGATCAAAAGTCTTCCAATCTTTTCAAGAAGATTAAATTTGAGATCAGGGATTCCATATGTAATCTATGGGATCGCATTTGGAAAAATGCTAGGATGTTGGCTTTATTTTTATATATTTTCATAA
- a CDS encoding transglycosylase domain-containing protein encodes MKYTKQNIQKKRQILSSEKIRRNSNISLFLFKYAFIISIALIVTGLGLGVGFVRGILKTTPQITKDSVHSKGYITTIYDNKGSTIKTLSNHDSNRIYTPLSSVPKNLQHAFIAIEDERYYSHNGIDLYGIIRATFLGIRNQSLSQGGSTITQQLIKNNVLGIQPEKTTMERLERKIKEQSLALELEKIASKQYILEEYLNAINLGEGTLGVQTASQKYFNKDVSELTLSECAVLASITKNPTRLNPVTHPENNVSRRSLVLQNMLEQHYITKKEYREALSDDVYTRIQKNAAAAPAKKTTNSYFEDALILQVVKDLKKQLGYDETKAYNAIYSGGLKIYSTQDQQIQKIADSVTNDTSNYPKATKIALSYSLSAKTVSGKDVVYSDHNLLDYMRKNNLGNQLIFTDEASAKTVVTKFKQYILSKGETITNESFQTTIQPQISMTIMNQSNGTVEALVGGRGNKTSDLSLNRATGTTRQPGSTFKILSAFLPALDKNHMTLATVYEDAPYNYIDTNRPVRNYYKGYKGYSTIREAITNSMNVVSAKTIADVTPKTSFEYLMNLGFSTLVSNETTSNGNVYTDITQSLSLGGLTYGVTNMELTSAYASIANGGTYQKPVLYTKVVDHNGNILLSNTQKGKRVMKESTAFLLTDAMKDVITKGTGKSAKLSSSMAVAGKSGTTSNSYDYWFSGYTPYHTASVWMGYDKNTNFASDNTHKKIWAKVMNEIIKTKQEQTTDFKKPSDIVKAKVCKESGKLAIKGVCDHDPRGSRVITEYFEKGTVPTQTCDIHVAVEVCKTSDKLATKNCPANKKQRKIYIVRKKGSHGKTADTPYLLPKKYQSVFCKKH; translated from the coding sequence ATGAAATATACCAAACAAAACATTCAGAAAAAGAGACAGATCTTATCTTCAGAAAAAATTCGTAGAAATTCTAATATTTCTCTCTTTCTTTTTAAATATGCTTTTATCATCTCCATTGCCTTGATCGTTACTGGGCTCGGCCTCGGGGTTGGTTTCGTACGTGGGATTTTAAAAACAACCCCACAGATTACAAAAGATTCCGTCCATTCCAAAGGATATATCACAACTATTTATGATAACAAAGGATCAACGATCAAAACACTTTCAAACCATGATTCCAACAGGATCTACACTCCTCTTTCTTCCGTTCCAAAGAATCTTCAGCATGCTTTTATTGCGATTGAAGATGAACGTTATTACAGCCATAATGGAATTGATCTGTATGGAATTATTCGAGCAACCTTCCTTGGTATCAGAAACCAATCTCTAAGCCAAGGGGGAAGTACTATCACGCAACAGTTGATCAAGAACAATGTACTTGGAATTCAGCCGGAAAAAACCACAATGGAACGTCTGGAACGAAAGATCAAAGAACAATCTCTTGCTCTTGAACTAGAAAAGATTGCTTCTAAGCAATATATCTTAGAAGAATATCTAAATGCGATCAATCTTGGAGAAGGAACACTTGGTGTTCAGACAGCATCACAAAAATATTTTAATAAAGATGTTTCTGAACTCACATTGTCCGAATGTGCTGTACTTGCAAGTATTACTAAGAATCCGACACGTTTAAATCCTGTAACCCATCCGGAAAACAACGTTTCCAGAAGATCACTTGTTTTACAAAATATGTTAGAGCAACATTATATCACAAAAAAAGAATATCGAGAAGCACTTAGTGATGATGTATACACAAGAATTCAAAAAAATGCTGCTGCTGCACCTGCAAAAAAAACAACAAATTCTTATTTTGAGGACGCATTAATCCTTCAAGTTGTAAAAGATTTAAAAAAACAACTGGGGTATGACGAAACAAAAGCTTATAATGCTATTTACAGTGGCGGATTGAAAATATACTCTACTCAGGATCAACAGATCCAGAAGATTGCGGATAGCGTCACAAACGATACTTCAAACTATCCAAAAGCCACAAAAATCGCGCTTTCTTATTCTTTATCTGCAAAAACTGTTTCAGGAAAAGACGTTGTTTATTCTGATCACAATCTGCTTGATTATATGAGAAAAAATAACCTTGGAAATCAGTTGATTTTTACAGATGAAGCAAGTGCAAAGACAGTTGTTACAAAGTTTAAACAATATATTTTATCAAAAGGTGAAACCATTACAAATGAATCTTTCCAAACAACGATCCAGCCTCAGATATCCATGACGATCATGAATCAATCTAACGGAACTGTAGAAGCCTTAGTTGGTGGACGTGGAAATAAGACTTCCGATCTTTCCTTGAATCGTGCTACTGGTACTACAAGACAACCCGGTTCTACTTTTAAGATTCTTTCTGCATTTTTACCTGCACTTGACAAGAATCATATGACACTTGCAACCGTATATGAGGATGCTCCTTATAACTATATTGACACTAACAGACCAGTACGCAACTATTACAAAGGTTATAAAGGTTATTCAACGATCCGCGAAGCGATCACAAACTCCATGAACGTTGTTTCGGCCAAAACCATTGCTGACGTTACACCTAAGACTTCGTTTGAATATTTGATGAATCTTGGTTTTTCCACTTTGGTGTCTAATGAGACAACTTCAAATGGAAATGTATATACCGATATTACCCAGTCCTTATCTCTTGGTGGCCTGACTTATGGTGTTACAAATATGGAATTGACTTCTGCATATGCTTCCATTGCAAATGGCGGAACCTACCAGAAACCTGTTTTATACACAAAAGTCGTAGATCATAATGGTAATATTCTTCTTTCTAATACTCAGAAAGGTAAGCGTGTCATGAAAGAAAGTACTGCTTTCCTTTTAACCGACGCTATGAAAGACGTTATTACAAAAGGAACTGGAAAATCAGCAAAACTTTCTTCATCTATGGCTGTCGCAGGAAAATCAGGAACTACTTCAAACAGTTACGATTACTGGTTCAGCGGTTATACTCCTTATCATACAGCTTCTGTCTGGATGGGCTATGACAAGAATACAAATTTTGCTTCTGATAACACTCATAAAAAAATATGGGCAAAGGTTATGAATGAAATCATAAAAACAAAACAAGAACAAACTACAGATTTTAAAAAACCATCTGACATTGTAAAAGCAAAAGTCTGCAAAGAGTCTGGAAAACTTGCTATTAAAGGGGTTTGTGATCACGATCCAAGAGGCAGCCGTGTGATCACAGAATATTTTGAAAAAGGAACCGTTCCTACCCAGACCTGTGATATCCACGTTGCAGTTGAAGTATGTAAAACAAGCGATAAACTCGCCACAAAGAATTGTCCTGCAAACAAAAAACAAAGAAAAATTTACATTGTCCGCAAAAAGGGCAGTCATGGAAAAACAGCAGACACTCCTTATCTGCTTCCAAAAAAATATCAATCTGTTTTCTGCAAGAAACATTAA
- the spoVAE gene encoding stage V sporulation protein AE, with protein MEYIRAFLVGGIICILVQILMDHTTLQPGRIMVLLVIAGVILGALGIYKRIEAFGGCGATVPLSGFGFSLWKGMKEAVDNHGFLGLFEGGFTAAAVGTSAALIFSYLASLIFQPKIKK; from the coding sequence ATGGAATATATCAGGGCGTTTTTAGTAGGAGGCATTATTTGTATCCTGGTGCAAATATTGATGGATCATACGACATTACAGCCGGGAAGGATCATGGTACTCTTAGTTATTGCAGGTGTTATTCTTGGGGCACTGGGGATTTATAAAAGAATCGAAGCGTTTGGAGGATGTGGTGCGACCGTTCCGTTGTCTGGTTTTGGATTCAGTTTATGGAAAGGAATGAAAGAGGCAGTTGACAATCATGGGTTTCTAGGGTTATTCGAAGGAGGATTCACGGCAGCAGCAGTCGGAACATCAGCAGCATTGATCTTTTCTTATCTGGCATCTTTGATCTTTCAGCCGAAGATCAAAAAATAA
- a CDS encoding YigZ family protein: MDVQKYKILYKEGEAEISEKKSRFIAHIAPAQTEEEAQAFIEKIKKQYWDARHNCWAYSIGEKQPALRCSDDGEPSGTAGKPMLEVLTGQELHNVVAVVTRYFGGTLLGTGGLIRAYTKSTQEGIKESMVIEKCLGVMLSLTCDYTTSGKIQYLTATEHIPVLDTVYTDNVTFEMIVPVEEVGSVEKKFMEASMGKAVLKKGEETYYAEIDGKISYDL, translated from the coding sequence ATGGACGTTCAAAAATATAAAATCTTATATAAAGAGGGAGAAGCAGAGATTTCAGAAAAGAAATCAAGATTTATTGCGCATATTGCTCCAGCGCAGACAGAAGAAGAAGCACAGGCATTCATAGAGAAGATAAAAAAACAATACTGGGATGCAAGGCATAATTGCTGGGCATACAGTATCGGAGAAAAGCAACCAGCCTTGCGTTGTAGTGATGATGGGGAACCAAGTGGAACTGCTGGGAAGCCAATGCTTGAGGTGCTGACAGGGCAGGAACTACATAATGTGGTAGCAGTTGTAACAAGATATTTTGGTGGAACACTTCTTGGAACTGGAGGATTGATTCGTGCGTACACAAAAAGTACGCAAGAAGGGATCAAGGAAAGTATGGTGATCGAGAAATGTCTTGGGGTAATGCTCAGCCTCACTTGTGATTACACGACATCTGGAAAGATTCAGTATTTAACAGCAACAGAGCATATCCCAGTGCTTGATACAGTGTATACGGATAATGTAACATTTGAAATGATCGTACCAGTGGAAGAAGTTGGAAGTGTTGAGAAAAAGTTTATGGAAGCATCTATGGGGAAAGCAGTTCTTAAAAAAGGAGAAGAAACTTATTACGCTGAAATCGATGGTAAGATCAGTTACGATCTATAG